In Pseudomonas sp. MM213, a genomic segment contains:
- the oprI gene encoding outer membrane lipoprotei OprI, protein MNNVLKFSALALAAVLATGCSSVSKETEARLTATEDAAARSQARADEAYRKADEALAAAQKAQQTADEANERALRMLEKASRK, encoded by the coding sequence ATGAACAACGTTCTGAAATTCTCTGCTCTGGCTCTGGCCGCAGTTCTGGCTACCGGTTGCAGCAGCGTATCGAAAGAAACCGAAGCACGTCTGACCGCTACTGAAGACGCAGCTGCTCGCTCCCAGGCTCGTGCAGACGAAGCTTACCGTAAAGCTGATGAAGCTCTGGCTGCTGCTCAAAAAGCACAACAGACTGCTGACGAAGCTAACGAGCGTGCTCTGCGCATGCTGGAAAAAGCTAGCCGCAAGTAA
- a CDS encoding L,D-transpeptidase family protein translates to MLPRFPAVTRCLTLAALCVAGPVAALELPLPPPGEDIIGQVQVIKAKYEDTFADLGTTYDLGYSEMVAANPGVDPWLPGAGTEIVLPTRFILPPGPREGIVINLAEYRLYYFPKGRNVVYTFPLGIGREGWGSPIAHTSIVAKTPNPTWTPPASIKAEHAADGDPLPNVVPAGPDNPLGPFKFTLGTPGYLIHGSNKKFGIGMRTSHGCFRMFNNNVLQMAGMVPVGTSVRILNDPYKFGVSGGKVYLEAHTPLDDKGNPSVVDKHTAVINAMLKREDITNNLRMNWDVVRDVVAAEDGLPVEIAVPNASAPMVTSAPIDPLQ, encoded by the coding sequence ATGTTGCCGCGCTTTCCTGCCGTCACCCGCTGCCTGACTCTTGCCGCCCTTTGTGTGGCTGGCCCCGTAGCAGCATTGGAGCTACCCCTGCCACCGCCCGGTGAAGACATCATCGGCCAGGTGCAAGTGATCAAGGCCAAGTACGAAGACACCTTCGCCGACCTTGGCACCACCTACGATCTGGGCTACTCGGAAATGGTCGCGGCCAACCCGGGCGTCGATCCATGGTTGCCGGGTGCCGGCACCGAGATCGTGCTGCCGACGCGCTTCATCCTGCCGCCAGGCCCACGTGAAGGCATCGTCATCAACCTGGCTGAATACCGCCTCTACTACTTCCCGAAAGGCCGGAACGTGGTCTACACCTTCCCGCTGGGTATCGGTCGTGAAGGCTGGGGTTCGCCGATTGCCCACACCAGCATCGTTGCGAAGACGCCGAACCCGACCTGGACGCCGCCAGCGTCGATCAAGGCCGAGCACGCCGCTGACGGCGATCCGCTGCCGAACGTCGTGCCGGCCGGCCCGGACAACCCGCTGGGCCCGTTCAAGTTCACCCTGGGCACACCGGGCTACCTGATCCACGGTTCGAACAAGAAGTTCGGCATCGGCATGCGCACCAGCCACGGCTGCTTCCGCATGTTCAACAACAACGTGCTGCAAATGGCGGGCATGGTCCCGGTCGGCACGTCAGTGCGCATTCTCAACGACCCGTACAAGTTCGGTGTAAGTGGCGGCAAGGTGTATCTGGAAGCGCACACGCCGCTGGACGACAAGGGCAACCCGTCGGTCGTCGACAAGCACACGGCTGTGATCAACGCGATGCTCAAGCGCGAAGACATCACCAACAACCTGCGCATGAACTGGGATGTGGTGCGTGATGTGGTTGCCGCTGAAGATGGCCTGCCGGTGGAAATCGCCGTGCCGAATGCTTCTGCGCCGATGGTGACGAGTGCACCGATCGATCCGTTGCAGTAA
- a CDS encoding arylesterase, whose protein sequence is MRVWFLSAGLALMCMAQNAAAGTVLIVGDSISAGFGLDTREGWVSLLEQRLKREGFDDKVVNASISGDTSAGGRARLPALLAEHKPELVILELGGNDGLRGMLPTQLQQNLAAMINSSKASGAKVLLLGMQLPPNYGARYNKVFAEAFSNVAAEKKIPLVPFFLEGVGGHPELMQSDGLHPAAGAQDKLLENVWPTLKPLL, encoded by the coding sequence ATGCGAGTGTGGTTTTTGAGTGCTGGCCTGGCCTTGATGTGCATGGCCCAGAACGCAGCGGCGGGTACTGTCCTGATCGTTGGCGATAGTATCAGCGCCGGTTTCGGACTGGATACCCGCGAGGGGTGGGTGTCGCTGCTTGAGCAACGGCTCAAGCGCGAAGGTTTCGACGATAAGGTGGTCAATGCGTCCATCAGCGGCGACACCAGCGCCGGAGGCCGGGCGCGCCTGCCTGCGCTGCTTGCAGAGCATAAACCGGAGTTGGTGATCCTCGAGTTGGGTGGCAATGACGGGCTGCGTGGAATGCTGCCAACACAATTGCAACAAAACCTTGCAGCGATGATCAACAGCTCCAAGGCCAGTGGTGCCAAAGTGCTGCTACTCGGCATGCAATTGCCACCCAACTACGGTGCGCGCTACAACAAGGTCTTCGCTGAGGCTTTCAGCAACGTCGCCGCCGAGAAAAAAATCCCGCTGGTGCCGTTTTTCCTCGAGGGCGTGGGCGGGCATCCTGAGCTGATGCAGTCAGACGGCCTGCACCCGGCTGCGGGCGCTCAGGACAAGTTGCTGGAAAATGTCTGGCCGACACTGAAACCGCTGCTTTGA
- a CDS encoding ABC transporter ATP-binding protein yields MGASILTAKNLSKVVPSAEGDLTILHELSLELNKGDSLAIVGASGSGKSTLLGLLAGLDLPSSGEVTLAGQGLSNLDEDQRARIRAEHVGFVFQSFQLLDSLNALENVMLPLELDGRKDARERATELLQRVGLGQRLTHSPRQLSGGEQQRVAIARAFAAEPDVLFADEPTGNLDSHTGERISDLLFELNKERGTTLVLVTHDERLAHRCRRLIRLEAGLLVAPLEP; encoded by the coding sequence ATGGGCGCAAGCATTCTCACCGCTAAGAACCTCAGCAAAGTGGTTCCCAGCGCGGAAGGTGATCTGACTATCCTGCACGAACTCAGCCTGGAACTGAACAAGGGCGACAGCCTGGCCATCGTCGGCGCGTCCGGCTCGGGGAAATCCACCCTCCTCGGCCTGCTCGCCGGCCTCGACTTGCCGAGCAGCGGTGAAGTCACCCTCGCAGGCCAGGGCCTGAGTAATCTTGATGAAGACCAACGCGCACGCATTCGCGCCGAACACGTCGGTTTTGTCTTTCAATCATTCCAGCTGCTCGACAGCCTCAACGCCTTGGAAAACGTCATGCTGCCGCTGGAGCTCGATGGCCGCAAAGACGCCCGTGAGCGCGCCACCGAATTGCTGCAACGGGTCGGTCTGGGCCAGCGCCTGACCCACTCACCCCGCCAGCTCTCCGGTGGCGAGCAGCAACGTGTGGCGATTGCCCGTGCGTTTGCCGCCGAGCCCGATGTGCTGTTCGCCGACGAACCCACCGGCAACCTCGACAGCCACACCGGCGAGCGCATCAGCGATCTGTTGTTCGAACTGAACAAGGAACGCGGCACGACCCTGGTGCTGGTGACCCACGATGAACGCCTGGCACATCGTTGCCGGCGCCTTATCCGCCTTGAAGCCGGCCTGCTGGTCGCCCCTCTGGAGCCTTGA